The genomic interval TGCCGGCGTTAAGGTAAGTATTAGTTTCAGTTGCCTCTTAACAGCGGCTCTTTTGAACTAGAAGTTATGGTAGAGGATCAGGGCTATGACCTCAAATGTTTCAGTTGCCTCTTAACAGCGGCTCTTTTGAACCCTCCCTCTGTAAACCCTTGATACATAAGCCTCTACAGAGCAATTCCCGCCTGTCTAAAATTTCTCCCTCCATTTCCCTCAAAATTGTACCACAAAACAGCCTTAAAGTTGTCAAAGAACCAGTGTTTGCAACGCCCGCCTGAGAGAATTTATAAAAAACACCCTTTTTCTCTTTAATTTCCCCCTGTTACTCACCTGTTGTTAAACTCTTACCTTATATTCGTATTTCTCAGGCGGTAATTAAGCGGTATCTTCCGAATCCGCTTGTTGTATGCTGCCTCTCCATTATACATTATACTGGGATAACTGAGGACAGTAAATGCACTTGTTGCCTTGAATATGACCCCGGCAATTTAAATGTGCAGGCATTGCGTTTTAATAAGGACTGTGGTCAAAGATTACCATATCTCCCGTTACAGTTTTCATAGTACACAACACGTCCCGGAAGTTCGTCCCTCACAGCCATATCCCCTTCTCTGGTCAGATCATAAAGTAATCGTTATTCCTGTATATAAGCTGCACTCCATCTACTGTTGTTTTCCCGGAGTCTTTTTTGCATAGATAATAAAATCTGATATGGTCAACGGTTACATCGATCATGGTCTCAAGGGATGCCTTGAGTGCATCAATCTGATCCGGATCAAGGTAGCATTCGAATATACTCTTCTGAACCCTCATGCCATAGTTTTCCAGTTCAGAAGATACCTGCTCTCTCCTTTTGTCATCTGTGATATCGTATGTTACAACCATAAACATAACTATATTATAAAAAACCGGTCATCATCACTTATACTGCCGGTTCCCCTGTATTCGATCTTTCCGAAACATGCGTTGCAGAGGGGATAAAACCTTACACTATCCGCATCCTTATCGATTTTAGAGAGAATTTTATCCCTGAGCATTCTATATTGCACATCCGATATATCACAATCAAACACACTGAACTGTACCCTCTTTCCAAATCCTTCCAGGGTTTTCTGAACCTCTCTTCTGCGGCCATCATCACTTATGTCATAACATACCATGTAAAACATTGTCATTTAATCATCATCGGTTCATACTTTTCCAGATTCCCTTCAATTACCTGTCGCAGTCCCTGTACCTGAAGGTCGATACACCGCCTGTAATCAACATGATGTCCTGTGGGAGTATGAGAAATGGAACTATTCATTTTATTTTCAAAGGCCCTTATAAATACCTTTCTTGCATCCCCCTTCAGAAGACAAGGGGAACCACTGCCATGTGGCAAAAGAAAATCTTTTTTCTTAATACTGCCCCTCAGGATCAGGCTGATCACGACAGCATCCACAACCGGAGCCCTGAACTCCTCCAGTATATCGGATACAAGAGCCGGATGTCCATTTCTCAACTTGTGCAAAAACCCAATATATGGATGCAGGCCGTGCATTCGGACCATGGCAAAAATGTTATAAAAAAGCAGGGTATATCCATAACTCAGCAGACTGTTTACAGGGTCAGGGGGAGGCTGTTTCTGTCTTTTCCTGAAATTCCAGTCGTCTCCCAGCAAGGTCCTCAGCGCTGAAAAATACATTGCAGATGCAGCGCCTTCAACTCCCATAAGTTCATCACGCATGACCACGCTGGATATCTTGTTAAGCATAAGATTCATTTTCTGCACATCGGGCTCAAAACGCATGTGCCTTCTCTTTCTGCCATACCTCTGGATTATAACCTTTGAATTGTTAATCTTTGCCTTTATAATTGCCTTTCCTGTCTCAAGTGACAGGGCCTCGTTATCGGCCATCTCAAACTGTCTTTTATGCAAGGCGACATTCGTTATTTTAAAGGAGCTGATCTCGCCGAAATATCTGCCCCTGCTTGAAAGGAGAATAACCGGGATGTCTTTTTCAAGGCAAAACTTCATCGCCTGGGTCGTCAACTGGACATTCCCGAAAACAAGCACCTGGTCGACCTTTATGGCGGGAATTACCTTTATCTCCACCCTGTCCTTCAATATCCTGAACCGTTCATCTTCCTTGGCAAGCACGGAGCCCTGCTCCAAAAGATAAAGGGTCCTCAAAAAGGGGTTTTTAGAGGCAGACGGCTCTATCTCCGGTCTCTCCTGGAAAAAAGAATCAAGATTGTCTTCTTCAGACTCATTAATCGCGTCTTTAAACGCCTTTGCCATTACAGTATCCGGCAAATCCGGTATCCAGGGGGGTATTACTGTTTTTTTCCTTTCAGATATTTCAGATATTATTGGGGGCCTGACAGGTTCTTTTTCAATTTCCAGTTTAGCTTCATAGATCGGCCTGAAAATCATTGATCGCAGGAATTCCACTCCAAGATATTTAAAGCCATCATTGAAATGAACAAGCCGTGTTTTATCATGATGAAGACTCAGCTTCAATTTTTTTAAGGCATCCTCTGTAAGCTCAAGTGCATCTTCAGCATCCGGCCTCTCCTTGCACAGGATAATAAAGTCATCAGCAAACCTGACATGTTTATACCTGGCGTTCATTAATGTTTCATCAAAAACATCAAGATACAGGTTGGACAACAGTGGAGATACCGGAGAACCCTGCGGAACACCCTTTGTCAGCCTTGTCCTGTGCCCCCTGTATACAACTTCCGCCTTCAACCACATACTTATCAGGTGCAGGACCCTTTCGTCACTGATATATCTACTGATTTCTCTTAACAGGATCTCATGGTCAATCTCGTCAAAATACGCGGTTATATCAGCATCCACGACCCACAAATATCCCCGGTTCCTGTAGTCAATAATCTTTTGTACGGCCTTCTTTACAGACATTCCCTTCCTGTATGCAAAGCTGCATTCTTCAAACTCCCTGTCCAGGATCGGCGTGAGCACCATCGCAGCGGATGTTTGCACCACGCGATCCCTTACCGCCGGGATTGAGAGCCACCTTGTCCCACCGTCATCCTTCGGTATGCCGACCTTCAGCAACGCCTCAGGTTTATACTCGCCATCCAGGAGGTTTTTTCTTAGGAACATGAGCGTCTCATTCAGGGATAGAGAGAACTCTTCGATAGTGACATTGTCCACTCCCGGTCCCCCGGCATTTTCCTCCACCCTGTCAAAGGCCCTGAGGAGATTGGAATAAGAACATATTTCCTCAAAAAGGCTCATGTCACCCTCCACTAAAAAGGATTTCCCCAAAAAGTTGCCTCCTGTCTCTGTTGCCAGCTTGCCAGCCTGATAGCTTGTTAGCTTAGATTTGTTGCCTTTTATCAACGGCTCTTTTGAACGAAAGGGAGGCGTGATGGGAAAGCTTGAGGTGTTGGAGTTTCAGTTGCCTTTTATCAACGGCTCTTTTGAACACAATTCAACCCTCGTCTATACTGTCCCAAATAAATCGGAGTTTCAGTTGCCTTTTATCAACGGCTCTTTTGAACATTAATAAAGTTTTATTCCGCAAGGATGAAGTTAGGTAAGTGTTTCAGTTGCCTTTTATCAACGGCTCTTTTGAACTAAAAGTGATCGGGACGCGGTAAGGAAAGCGATGGTGGGTTTCAGTTGCCTTTTATCAACGGCTCTTTTGAACTTCAGGCCGGGATTGCAGCACATGCAGTGTTGCAGTTTCAGTTGCCTTTTATCAACGGCTCTTTTGAACTTGTCATGAGTGACGAGAGGCAGGTAGCCGTAGCGTTTCAGTTGCCTCTTAACAACGGCTCTTTTGAACTCTGTGTGGAAAGAGAAGGCTTTCCATACAGAAAGTTTCAGTTGCCTCTTAACAACGGCTCTTTTGAACAAGATGACAAGAGACGAAAAGGATAAACTAATGTTTCAGTTTCAGTTGCCTCTTAACAACGGCTCTTTTGAACACCGCGTCAAGCCGAACGTAAGAAGGTATGTCGGAATAAAGTTTCAGTTGCCTCTTAACAACGGCTCTTTTGAACACAAAGGGTTGAGTTATTAGTCGGCAAACATGAGCATACGGGTTTCAGTTGCCTCTTAACAACGGCTCTTTTGAACAATTGATGTTGTCGTGACAATAGCAACATCTTATTAGTTTCAGTTGCCTCTTAACAACGGCTCTTTTGAACGTTTTTGCAGTTTTGTTTATCTTGGCTTTTATTATCTGTTTCAGTTGCCTCTTAACAACGGCTCTTTTGAACGGCGAAGGACCGTGAGGTCCGGGTACAGAACCGAAGTTTCAGTTGCCTCTTAACAACGGCTCTTTTGAACTCGGGATCGGCATGGCAAAAAGCCAGCCGTTTATAGTTTCAGTTGCCTCTTAACAACGGCTCTTTTGAACGCTCTCGCGGTCTTAGGGTTCGTGGCTTTATGTTTGTTTCAGTTGCCTCTTAACAACGGCTCTTTTGAACCAAAATTGTGGGTCCGACCGAGCTCGGGGCCATCCTGTTTCAGTTGCCTCTTAACAACGGCTCTTTTGAACGATGAGATAATGGGTCTGATCAGCATATTCAGGCCAAGTTTCAGTTGCCTCTTAACAACGGCTCTTTTGAACAACCGGCGTTGGTCTCGACCATGGAGACCGTGGGGAAGGTTTCAGTTGCCTCTTAACAACGGCTCTTTTGAACCCTCCCTCTGTAAACCCTTGATACATAAGGCTCTACAGGGCAATTCCCGCCTGTCTAAAATTTCTCTCTCCATTTCCCTTAAAATTGTACCAAAAACAGCCTTAAAGTTGTCAAAGAACCAGTGTTTGCAACGCCCGCCTGAGAGAATTTATAAAAAACAGGCATTTTCTCTTTAAATTTCCCCAGTTACTCGCCTATTATTAAACTTTTACCTTATATTCGTATTTCTCAGGCGGCATTAAGCGGTATCTTCCGAATCCGCTTGTTGTATGCTGCCCTACTCCGAGCACCTCTCCCAGCTTCAAAAAAGGATAAAACCGGCCTATCTCTCCATTATACCTTATTATCCCTAATTGTCCACCGATTTTCAGGGATTTATGCTGTCTTGAGGAAAATCTGTTAAAATCCCGCCATTCCGTATATGCTTTTGTTTCAATCTTACCGGCCAAGGTAAAGAGGTCCTGTTTTTCGGGCTCGATCCTCTCCTTGTCAAAGCCCTTGCCATTACAGTAAAGGTTGTTAAGGTTTATAATCCTCTTTATTAAAAGTCTGAAAAAGGTCTCAAAAGAGAGATTACAATAATTAAGCCCACTTATCCCCTCTCTTATTTTTAGCGGGGTAAGTAACTCAATACTGCATTGGTCAACAGTCATGGCCTCTTCCTCAAAAAACGCAGAAGCATCAATCGAGTCCTCTGCCACCACGGATTTCACACGAAACCTCCCCCTCCTGCTGCCTATACCCGCTCTGCCCATCTCTTCAACAGTCATTATAAACTTATCCACATGCCCTGCTGCCTCACCTATAAGCACCATATCGAGTTGCAGCCTCTCACCTGTTTCATATCCCTTTTTGCCGTCAAGCCTGGGAAGCATCACGTATGGAAGCGGCCTGTCCGTAAAGAAATACCTGTAATAAAGACAGCCTGCACACATATCGCATTCATCACAAGCAGTCTTGTCCCACCTGCAAAGACATGCCAGATTCCTCAATGCCTCCCCAAAACCACCCCGCCACCGATCACCCTTGACCTCATCAGGGCCAAGATGGATCTTTTCAAGTGGAAACAGGGTAAATTCAACCTTTAAAGCCCTGAACCCTGAAAGGGTCTGCTTAAGATAACTTGTTCCCGGCTGTGTTGTTGATTGTTGGTTCATTGGTTGTGATGTTTCCGTATTCATTTCAATTCAAACACTCTCATCTACGAGACGGCTCCGTAAATGTCTCCTGTTGTTGGAAGACACTACAGTTCTTTTAAATCAATACGGACTATGATCAAATATCAGTATATCTCCGGTTACAGGACTTCTGTATATCAGTTTTTTCACCTTCCCATGCAAGGCATGTGCAACCCTCAGGTAGAGCCATACAGGAGCCCTTCCAGTAAGGATGACTTCATTTCCATTACCTGCCATCTCTTCAGCCTTTCGGATATACGAGTCAAGATCAGCGAGTTTGGCAGTCTCAGTAAAAAAGGTGCTAAGGTCAATAACTATCATCGTTCCCTCGGGCTATTTGATCAAGTGACACCAGAACTCATAATTACCCTTTTGATTTTTATGATAGAGCTTGACAGGCCTCCAGTTATCAAACATAGCACCAATTAATGTTCCTGCCTGGATTGGCCCAGCAATAAAAAGATGTATCTCTGTTGCGTCCTGTGCTTCAAGCTGCCTTCTTTTCACTCTTAACGTATTGATAAAATCTTCTATAGTTTCAGGACTAAGTCCATTCATATTGAGTTCTTCAACAGGCATTTTCTCCCATTCACCGCCTTTGCTTCTTAAAAACCTCTCAACGTCTCCCTTTATGGAGTCAGTTGTGGGCAGTAAAGAAACGGCAAGAGCGTATGGATTTATCGTCTTTATGTCTTTGTGATAGTCAACGAGTTCCTTGAAATTCTCTATTTTGGGGGATGTACCGGCAATCTCCTGCAACCGTTTATTTTGCCGCCGGAGTTTTATCCATATGAGGACAGAAAACAATGCAGCAATCAGTCCGGTTACAACGCTGATTTTGTCCAGCGCATCAAATATAGGTTCAATAATCTCCATCAGTTAGTTCCTGAGAGGAGATTTTATTTTCATCAATATCATAGAGGCTCTGTGATGGTCTCCTTCTCCCAGAAAACCTGGATGAAGATGCCTATGA from Nitrospirota bacterium carries:
- the cas2 gene encoding CRISPR-associated endonuclease Cas2 is translated as MTMFYMVCYDISDDGRRREVQKTLEGFGKRVQFSVFDCDISDVQYRMLRDKILSKIDKDADSVRFYPLCNACFGKIEYRGTGSISDDDRFFII
- the ltrA gene encoding group II intron reverse transcriptase/maturase, which produces MSLFEEICSYSNLLRAFDRVEENAGGPGVDNVTIEEFSLSLNETLMFLRKNLLDGEYKPEALLKVGIPKDDGGTRWLSIPAVRDRVVQTSAAMVLTPILDREFEECSFAYRKGMSVKKAVQKIIDYRNRGYLWVVDADITAYFDEIDHEILLREISRYISDERVLHLISMWLKAEVVYRGHRTRLTKGVPQGSPVSPLLSNLYLDVFDETLMNARYKHVRFADDFIILCKERPDAEDALELTEDALKKLKLSLHHDKTRLVHFNDGFKYLGVEFLRSMIFRPIYEAKLEIEKEPVRPPIISEISERKKTVIPPWIPDLPDTVMAKAFKDAINESEEDNLDSFFQERPEIEPSASKNPFLRTLYLLEQGSVLAKEDERFRILKDRVEIKVIPAIKVDQVLVFGNVQLTTQAMKFCLEKDIPVILLSSRGRYFGEISSFKITNVALHKRQFEMADNEALSLETGKAIIKAKINNSKVIIQRYGRKRRHMRFEPDVQKMNLMLNKISSVVMRDELMGVEGAASAMYFSALRTLLGDDWNFRKRQKQPPPDPVNSLLSYGYTLLFYNIFAMVRMHGLHPYIGFLHKLRNGHPALVSDILEEFRAPVVDAVVISLILRGSIKKKDFLLPHGSGSPCLLKGDARKVFIRAFENKMNSSISHTPTGHHVDYRRCIDLQVQGLRQVIEGNLEKYEPMMIK
- a CDS encoding SAVED domain-containing protein, whose product is MQEIAGTSPKIENFKELVDYHKDIKTINPYALAVSLLPTTDSIKGDVERFLRSKGGEWEKMPVEELNMNGLSPETIEDFINTLRVKRRQLEAQDATEIHLFIAGPIQAGTLIGAMFDNWRPVKLYHKNQKGNYEFWCHLIK
- the cas2 gene encoding CRISPR-associated endonuclease Cas2, yielding MFMVVTYDITDDKRREQVSSELENYGMRVQKSIFECYLDPDQIDALKASLETMIDVTVDHIRFYYLCKKDSGKTTVDGVQLIYRNNDYFMI
- the cas6 gene encoding CRISPR system precrRNA processing endoribonuclease RAMP protein Cas6, yielding MNQQSTTQPGTSYLKQTLSGFRALKVEFTLFPLEKIHLGPDEVKGDRWRGGFGEALRNLACLCRWDKTACDECDMCAGCLYYRYFFTDRPLPYVMLPRLDGKKGYETGERLQLDMVLIGEAAGHVDKFIMTVEEMGRAGIGSRRGRFRVKSVVAEDSIDASAFFEEEAMTVDQCSIELLTPLKIREGISGLNYCNLSFETFFRLLIKRIINLNNLYCNGKGFDKERIEPEKQDLFTLAGKIETKAYTEWRDFNRFSSRQHKSLKIGGQLGIIRYNGEIGRFYPFLKLGEVLGVGQHTTSGFGRYRLMPPEKYEYKVKV
- a CDS encoding CRISPR-associated protein Csx3, encoding MIVIDLSTFFTETAKLADLDSYIRKAEEMAGNGNEVILTGRAPVWLYLRVAHALHGKVKKLIYRSPVTGDILIFDHSPY